In Aquiflexum balticum DSM 16537, a single genomic region encodes these proteins:
- a CDS encoding HlyD family secretion protein yields MIGISNNKIGKDFTFEEFKSFGMTIPKEESKKRIRILLWFLIGTFLFLFLPWTQNVRTKGFVTALRPDQRPQTVHSIIAGRIEKWYVAEGEYVQKGDTVLLISEIKDDYFDPLLLERTKLQVDAKTMSARSYSEKVRSLEIQIQALKENNVLRREQADNRLKMAELQVTSDSIRFEQAKVNFKVGVDQLDRAEKLYNEGLRSLTDFEQRELRFQDVQAGLIAAENKLLQSINARIAAMIELNAIDNDFRDKMAKASADMYEAMSSQFDAEATATKLENQYANYEVRTGFRHILAPQEGYITQAIQVGIGETIKEGAEIISILPGNAQLAVEMYVAPVDFPLLRIGNKVRFIFDGWPAIVFSGWPQITNGTFGGMVQAIDNFSGADGYYRVLVVEDPEEEPWPKALRIGSGADGISLLNDVPLWYEIWRQLNGFPPDYYTSREKAENRKTK; encoded by the coding sequence ATGATAGGTATTTCAAATAACAAAATCGGGAAAGATTTCACCTTCGAAGAGTTTAAAAGTTTTGGAATGACAATTCCAAAAGAGGAGAGCAAGAAAAGGATCAGAATATTACTATGGTTTTTGATAGGGACTTTTCTTTTTCTTTTTCTTCCCTGGACCCAAAATGTCAGAACAAAAGGTTTTGTAACAGCTTTGAGACCGGATCAGAGGCCTCAGACTGTACATTCAATCATTGCAGGAAGGATAGAGAAGTGGTATGTGGCAGAGGGTGAATATGTCCAAAAAGGCGATACAGTTTTGTTGATTTCTGAAATCAAGGATGATTACTTTGATCCTTTACTTTTGGAAAGAACAAAGCTTCAGGTGGATGCCAAAACCATGTCGGCAAGGTCTTATTCAGAAAAAGTCCGTTCCCTTGAAATCCAGATACAGGCATTGAAGGAAAATAATGTTTTGAGAAGGGAACAGGCAGATAACAGGCTGAAAATGGCCGAACTTCAAGTAACTTCTGACAGCATAAGATTTGAGCAGGCCAAGGTGAACTTTAAAGTCGGAGTGGATCAGCTTGATCGGGCAGAAAAACTGTACAATGAGGGACTTCGTTCTCTTACGGATTTTGAACAAAGAGAACTTAGATTCCAGGATGTTCAGGCAGGTTTGATAGCTGCAGAAAACAAGTTGCTGCAAAGTATCAATGCGAGGATAGCAGCCATGATTGAGTTGAACGCCATTGACAATGATTTTAGAGATAAAATGGCCAAAGCAAGTGCAGATATGTATGAGGCCATGTCTTCACAGTTTGATGCAGAAGCTACAGCTACCAAGTTGGAAAATCAATATGCAAATTATGAAGTCAGAACAGGTTTCCGTCATATTCTTGCCCCTCAGGAAGGATATATTACCCAAGCGATTCAGGTAGGTATAGGAGAGACAATCAAGGAGGGAGCTGAGATAATAAGCATACTTCCGGGCAATGCCCAATTGGCTGTAGAGATGTACGTTGCTCCGGTAGATTTTCCGTTGTTGAGAATAGGGAATAAAGTTAGATTTATTTTTGACGGTTGGCCTGCTATCGTTTTTTCAGGATGGCCTCAGATAACTAATGGTACTTTTGGAGGTATGGTACAAGCTATTGACAATTTTAGTGGTGCCGATGGATATTACAGGGTTTTGGTTGTGGAGGATCCTGAAGAGGAGCCCTGGCCGAAGGCTCTCCGTATTGGTTCAGGTGCAGATGGGATATCCTTGCTGAATGATGTGCCACTTTGGTATGAAATATGGCGTCAGCTAAATGGATTCCCACCGGATTATTATACTTCAAGAGAAAAGGCTGAAAACAGGAAAACCAAGTAA
- a CDS encoding TolC family protein, with the protein MKRILFVIIISFLNSPLIGQELLSYDDYMLWVRSFHPVAKQADITVEFGEMELRASRGGFDPRLYGDYEAKRFKNTNYYDKREGGIVIPTMAGVELKGLIEYNTGTLLNPELEVPDDGLVALGASVNLAQGLLIDKRRAALRQAQVFNESTKAERIQILNDLYMESTEAYWSWAADYQNVQVLEGGVKLAEERFEMVKESYIQGDFPAIDTVEAYTQVMDRIYRLQTAQILFFKSTQFLNTFLWDENDEPVDLLESVYPENVLDAMVFDYSKESMREYIYRHPQLLLTDFDIESLQIERRYKANMLLPVVKVNYNFLVEQVNEFQLSPFLENNYKLGMTFSMPLFLRGERGNLGLTKSKINFKTYERDLKLLQLTTKLESEIYNFETVERQLGVYTNNVNGLQKLLKGEMMRFEVGESSLFLVNAREVSLISARTTLNELAAKRKSAYAKMLNAAGLGFDE; encoded by the coding sequence ATGAAACGCATACTCTTTGTAATTATAATTTCTTTTCTGAATTCACCGCTTATTGGTCAGGAATTGCTTTCCTATGATGATTATATGTTATGGGTGAGGAGCTTTCATCCTGTAGCCAAGCAGGCAGATATCACTGTTGAATTTGGTGAAATGGAACTCCGTGCTTCAAGAGGGGGATTTGATCCTAGACTATATGGTGATTATGAAGCCAAGAGATTTAAAAACACCAACTATTATGATAAAAGAGAGGGCGGGATTGTAATTCCAACTATGGCAGGTGTGGAATTGAAAGGTTTGATTGAATATAATACCGGTACTTTGCTAAATCCGGAATTGGAAGTACCTGATGACGGTTTAGTTGCTTTGGGAGCATCTGTCAATCTTGCTCAAGGCCTTTTGATAGATAAGAGGCGGGCAGCACTGAGACAGGCTCAGGTCTTTAATGAATCCACCAAAGCAGAACGGATTCAGATCCTTAATGACCTTTATATGGAATCTACTGAGGCATATTGGTCTTGGGCAGCGGATTATCAAAACGTACAGGTCTTGGAGGGTGGAGTAAAACTCGCAGAAGAGCGGTTTGAAATGGTCAAGGAAAGCTATATTCAGGGAGATTTCCCTGCTATCGATACCGTGGAAGCCTACACGCAAGTAATGGACAGGATTTATAGATTACAGACTGCCCAAATTCTGTTTTTCAAGTCCACCCAATTTTTGAATACTTTTCTATGGGATGAAAATGATGAACCAGTAGACCTATTGGAATCAGTTTATCCTGAAAATGTTCTAGATGCAATGGTGTTCGATTACAGCAAAGAATCCATGCGTGAGTATATTTATAGGCATCCCCAATTACTATTGACTGATTTTGACATTGAATCTCTTCAGATAGAAAGAAGGTATAAAGCCAATATGTTGCTTCCGGTAGTCAAGGTCAATTATAATTTTTTGGTGGAGCAAGTCAATGAATTTCAATTATCCCCCTTTTTGGAAAATAATTACAAACTTGGGATGACTTTTTCCATGCCTCTTTTTTTGAGAGGAGAACGCGGAAATCTGGGATTGACTAAATCAAAAATCAACTTCAAAACCTACGAAAGGGATTTGAAATTGCTCCAATTGACCACAAAATTGGAAAGCGAAATTTACAATTTTGAAACGGTAGAAAGACAATTAGGTGTATATACCAATAACGTCAACGGACTGCAGAAACTTTTAAAAGGGGAAATGATGAGATTTGAAGTAGGAGAAAGTTCTCTTTTCCTTGTCAATGCCCGGGAGGTCAGTCTTATCAGTGCGCGGACTACCCTCAATGAACTTGCTGCTAAAAGAAAATCTGCTTACGCCAAAATGCTCAACGCCGCGGGTTTGGGGTTTGATGAATAG
- a CDS encoding peptidase domain-containing ABC transporter produces the protein MKIDYTLTPLKRFFNLLNEEKKEVYAIYFYSLLNGAVSLIYPLGIQAIVNFVLGGRVSTAWLIMILVVALGITFGGFLQISQLYLTEKLEQRIFTKVGFSFAYRLPKLKLDELQDKHTPELVNRFFDAVNLQKGVSKILIDFSFAMVQIFFGMLLLAVYNIFFLIFSLLLILMIILIFYFTSPKGMETNLKVSTKKYETAYWLEEIGRTLATFKLAGNSKLPFYTIDKLLQSYVDFRNKHFSVLVFQYKVMIAFKALIVTTLLIVGSLLLIDNQISIGQFVAAEVIIILIVSSVEKVILSLDVVYDTLTATEKIGQIMDLPLERQEGTEKSLTTNNESLKFELRNLSFKSKNETFDVVHDVSFTLNPGEKVILTGKSGSGKSTLMYLMSGLFSDYRGRVIVNGLPIDTMNLERLRGYIGDSLSHQSIFHASIYDNITLHKDVEDQHVREIIDLVGLKEYIYLLEKDWDTVLLPEGGTLSKSIVSKIVLARCLVNYPKALLLENMITYLDPLEKSRVLDFILKGNWTVLMISEDADTMRKFPRVIKIDMGNLIFDGSSEEYLNNYNN, from the coding sequence ATGAAAATTGATTATACGCTGACACCGTTAAAGAGATTCTTTAACCTTTTGAATGAAGAGAAAAAGGAGGTTTATGCCATCTATTTTTACTCATTGCTCAATGGTGCCGTTTCTCTGATATACCCTTTGGGGATACAGGCCATTGTGAATTTCGTCCTTGGGGGAAGGGTAAGCACTGCTTGGTTGATTATGATTTTGGTTGTGGCTTTGGGGATCACTTTTGGTGGATTTCTTCAAATCTCCCAACTATATCTCACTGAAAAACTTGAACAGCGCATATTCACCAAAGTGGGATTCAGTTTTGCATACCGCCTGCCAAAACTCAAATTGGACGAATTGCAGGATAAACATACTCCAGAATTGGTGAATCGTTTTTTTGATGCAGTAAATCTTCAAAAGGGAGTTTCAAAAATCCTGATTGATTTTTCTTTTGCGATGGTACAGATTTTCTTTGGTATGCTTTTGTTGGCTGTCTATAATATTTTCTTTTTGATTTTCAGTTTATTACTCATTCTGATGATCATTTTGATTTTTTATTTTACCAGCCCAAAAGGTATGGAGACCAATTTAAAAGTTTCAACCAAAAAATATGAAACAGCCTATTGGTTGGAAGAGATCGGAAGGACTTTGGCCACCTTTAAACTCGCAGGTAATTCCAAACTTCCTTTTTATACAATAGACAAACTATTACAGTCCTATGTGGATTTCAGGAATAAGCACTTTTCCGTATTGGTCTTCCAATACAAGGTGATGATTGCCTTTAAGGCCCTGATCGTGACTACTTTACTTATAGTGGGTAGTTTGTTGTTGATTGATAATCAGATCAGTATCGGTCAATTTGTAGCTGCTGAAGTAATCATAATCCTGATTGTAAGTTCAGTTGAAAAAGTGATTTTATCGCTGGATGTTGTCTATGATACTTTGACTGCTACTGAGAAAATAGGTCAGATCATGGATTTACCATTGGAAAGGCAAGAAGGTACCGAAAAATCACTTACCACAAATAATGAAAGTCTGAAGTTTGAGTTGCGCAACCTGAGTTTCAAATCCAAGAATGAGACTTTTGATGTTGTTCATGATGTCAGTTTCACATTAAACCCAGGAGAGAAAGTGATTCTTACCGGAAAAAGCGGTAGTGGAAAGAGTACCTTGATGTATTTGATGTCAGGGCTTTTCAGTGATTACAGGGGAAGGGTGATAGTCAATGGGCTCCCGATAGATACTATGAATCTGGAAAGATTAAGAGGCTACATTGGGGATAGTCTTTCTCACCAATCTATTTTCCATGCAAGTATTTACGATAATATCACCTTGCACAAAGATGTAGAAGATCAGCATGTAAGGGAGATCATTGACCTCGTTGGACTTAAGGAATACATTTATTTGCTGGAAAAAGATTGGGATACTGTTCTATTGCCGGAAGGAGGTACTCTGAGTAAGTCAATAGTGAGTAAAATAGTTCTTGCAAGGTGCCTTGTCAATTATCCTAAAGCGCTTCTTTTGGAAAATATGATAACCTATTTGGATCCATTGGAAAAATCAAGGGTCCTCGATTTTATTCTAAAAGGGAATTGGACAGTGTTGATGATATCTGAGGATGCTGATACTATGAGGAAATTCCCAAGAGTTATAAAAATTGATATGGGCAATTTAATATTTGATGGCAGCAGTGAGGAATATCTTAATAATTACAATAATTAA